The following proteins are co-located in the Mesorhizobium sp. M1E.F.Ca.ET.045.02.1.1 genome:
- a CDS encoding NAD-dependent succinate-semialdehyde dehydrogenase, producing the protein MPLCLPMIRHLKSPDLFAAIDRVPALGTPAGGRTFEVFNPSTGELLAELPDMGVEETRAAIDKAYVAQAEWAALTARERSEILWRWHQSIVTHTDDLAAILTAEMGKPLAEARSEVSHAAAYLQWYAEEANRIYGETISAPSTDRRMLVIKQPIGVVGTITPWNFPASMVARKISPALAAGCAIVLKPAEQTPLVAGAMFALAAAAGFPDGVVNLVYASEGAAVGRELCHNPKVRKISFTGSTEVGRLLMRQCSDQIKKVSLELGGNAPFIVFDDADIDAAVDGAIQAKFRNAGQTCVSANRLYVQSGVHDEFVDKFVERVRQLQVGDGFVPDVAIGPLIDRPALAKIESHIADAVGKGGAIRCGGGRIGRDGTFFQPTVLTDISSAMTVAQEETFGPLAPVIRFEDADQVVREANDTIYGLAAYFYASNLKRVWRVAEALEYGMVGINTGRMSSEAAPFGGVKQSGIGREGSRHGLEDYLEMKYLCMGGI; encoded by the coding sequence TTGCCCCTGTGCCTGCCGATGATCCGGCACCTGAAATCCCCCGACCTGTTTGCCGCGATCGACCGTGTGCCGGCGCTTGGCACACCGGCTGGCGGGCGTACGTTCGAGGTCTTCAATCCATCGACCGGCGAACTGCTTGCGGAACTTCCCGACATGGGCGTCGAGGAGACGCGCGCGGCGATTGACAAGGCCTATGTCGCTCAGGCCGAATGGGCAGCGCTGACCGCCCGCGAGCGCAGCGAAATCTTGTGGCGCTGGCATCAGTCGATCGTCACCCACACCGACGATCTCGCGGCTATCCTCACCGCCGAGATGGGCAAGCCGCTTGCCGAAGCCAGATCGGAGGTCTCCCATGCGGCCGCCTACCTGCAATGGTACGCCGAGGAGGCCAATCGTATCTATGGCGAGACGATCTCGGCGCCATCGACGGACCGCCGCATGCTGGTGATCAAGCAGCCTATCGGCGTCGTCGGCACGATCACGCCATGGAATTTTCCTGCATCGATGGTGGCGCGCAAGATCTCGCCGGCGCTGGCGGCGGGCTGCGCCATCGTGCTGAAGCCCGCCGAGCAGACGCCGCTTGTCGCGGGCGCCATGTTCGCGCTCGCCGCCGCGGCCGGTTTTCCCGACGGTGTCGTGAACCTTGTCTATGCCTCCGAGGGCGCCGCGGTGGGGCGTGAGCTCTGCCACAATCCCAAAGTGCGCAAGATCAGCTTCACCGGATCGACCGAGGTCGGGCGCCTGCTGATGCGCCAGTGCTCGGACCAGATCAAGAAGGTCAGCCTCGAACTGGGCGGTAATGCGCCTTTCATCGTCTTCGACGATGCCGACATAGATGCCGCCGTGGACGGGGCGATCCAGGCGAAGTTCCGCAATGCCGGCCAGACCTGCGTTTCGGCGAATCGCCTTTACGTGCAGTCGGGCGTTCATGACGAGTTCGTCGATAAATTCGTGGAACGGGTTCGCCAGCTTCAGGTCGGCGACGGTTTCGTTCCCGATGTCGCCATCGGCCCGCTGATCGACAGGCCGGCGCTCGCCAAGATCGAATCCCATATCGCCGATGCCGTTGGAAAAGGCGGTGCGATCCGGTGCGGCGGCGGTCGGATTGGCAGAGACGGCACTTTTTTCCAGCCGACCGTCCTTACCGATATTTCCAGCGCAATGACGGTGGCGCAAGAGGAGACATTTGGGCCATTGGCCCCGGTCATCCGCTTCGAGGATGCGGATCAGGTCGTGCGTGAAGCCAACGACACGATCTACGGCCTCGCCGCCTATTTTTATGCCTCCAACCTGAAGCGGGTCTGGCGTGTGGCGGAGGCCCTGGAATATGGCATGGTCGGTATCAACACCGGACGCATGTCCTCGGAAGCCGCGCCCTTCGGCGGCGTGAAACAGTCAGGCATCGGGCGGGAGGGTTCCCGCCACGGCCTCGAGGATTACCTCGAGATGAAGTATCTCTGCATGGGCGGCATCTGA
- a CDS encoding GGDEF domain-containing protein, whose protein sequence is MSTKNETAPAGAWKHVLWLSLLGTAACVGLSLGLNYLLLLSDVLTPFGRSIITAALLPIIIGLPLFALLGWREVELRRYRQELTRSGTYDRLTGCLNGAVFTSMVDRRAARPSGPRSGAFLVIHPEHLASINLRFGLGWGDEALRLIASAIKSSLRKDDLIGRIGNSMFGVFLPGATKQDAKEIGERVRDAVGQIYFAPKGDKDVLAIRVGGVVFEHELAFEDMFRSAEELLLEAQDETDLALSHISN, encoded by the coding sequence GTGAGCACGAAAAACGAGACTGCACCGGCAGGGGCCTGGAAGCATGTCCTTTGGCTGTCCCTGCTCGGCACCGCCGCCTGCGTGGGTCTGTCGCTCGGCCTCAACTATCTGCTCCTGCTCAGCGACGTGCTGACGCCGTTCGGCCGCAGCATCATCACGGCCGCGCTTCTGCCTATCATCATCGGTCTGCCGCTTTTTGCCTTGCTCGGCTGGAGAGAGGTCGAGCTCCGCCGTTACCGGCAGGAACTCACAAGGTCCGGCACCTACGATCGCCTGACGGGCTGCCTCAACGGGGCGGTGTTCACCTCGATGGTCGACAGACGGGCGGCGAGACCGTCCGGCCCGCGCTCCGGCGCCTTTCTCGTCATTCACCCGGAGCATCTTGCATCGATCAATTTGCGCTTCGGTCTTGGCTGGGGCGACGAGGCCTTGCGGCTCATCGCCTCGGCCATCAAGTCCTCGTTGCGCAAGGACGACCTGATCGGGCGCATCGGAAACTCGATGTTCGGTGTTTTCCTCCCCGGCGCGACGAAGCAGGACGCCAAGGAGATCGGCGAACGCGTTCGAGACGCGGTCGGACAGATCTATTTCGCGCCGAAAGGCGACAAGGACGTGCTTGCCATCCGCGTCGGCGGCGTTGTCTTCGAGCATGAACTGGCGTTCGAGGACATGTTCCGGTCGGCGGAAGAACTCCTGTTGGAGGCCCAGGACGAGACCGACCTGGCATTGTCGCATATCAGCAACTGA
- a CDS encoding thermonuclease family protein, which translates to MGEVKSTGRLATMLGGLGLVAGALMIAGSRHWLPTTLPSYPPTPEAGEARSAPRLPVPDARPGQPARRIAEDLIAPPPLDAAGIERIGARPPLGELGLASPPKTAMPQDWRETLLYRPVAVSSAVFEAMGRRVIISGAVDIDPDRTCSFGDAVWPCGQRARAAFNAWLRGRALKCVLPPDGDRFAIAAPCRLGKQDVGAWLVANGWAMATPGGLYGKAEAVARGAQMGIFGPPQ; encoded by the coding sequence GTGGGCGAGGTGAAATCGACCGGCCGGCTTGCCACGATGCTGGGCGGCCTCGGGCTGGTCGCCGGCGCACTGATGATTGCCGGGTCCAGGCACTGGTTGCCGACCACCCTCCCCTCCTATCCGCCGACCCCGGAGGCAGGCGAAGCGCGATCTGCCCCTCGCCTCCCCGTTCCTGACGCACGGCCCGGCCAGCCGGCGCGCCGGATCGCCGAGGATCTCATCGCGCCGCCGCCGCTCGACGCGGCGGGCATCGAGCGTATCGGGGCCCGCCCGCCGCTTGGTGAGCTTGGGCTCGCCTCGCCGCCGAAGACGGCAATGCCGCAGGACTGGCGTGAGACGCTGCTTTATCGTCCGGTCGCCGTCTCGTCAGCGGTCTTCGAAGCCATGGGACGCCGGGTCATCATCAGCGGCGCGGTCGATATCGACCCCGACAGGACCTGCTCGTTCGGCGACGCCGTCTGGCCCTGCGGCCAGCGCGCCCGCGCCGCCTTCAACGCCTGGCTGCGCGGCCGGGCGCTCAAATGTGTCCTGCCGCCCGATGGCGATCGCTTCGCCATCGCCGCTCCCTGCAGGCTCGGCAAGCAGGATGTCGGCGCCTGGCTCGTCGCCAATGGCTGGGCGATGGCGACGCCCGGCGGACTCTACGGCAAGGCCGAGGCCGTGGCCCGGGGCGCCCAGATGGGCATCTTCGGCCCGCCGCAATAG
- a CDS encoding L,D-transpeptidase, with the protein MPSAKRRIAASVAGACLAGIALVSACGFAEAGSGLPPLPAMGPSLRKAVAFQTGEQPGTIIIRKTEKALYLVTSPGEALRYQISVGRDGFGWTGTVKVASKTEWPQWRPPKEMRARQPELPAMVPAGPYNPLGARALYLSRDGRDTLYRIHGTNDPKGVGFDGTSGCFRLTNTDVIDLFKRVAVGAKVVVE; encoded by the coding sequence ATGCCCAGCGCTAAGCGCCGCATTGCTGCGAGCGTGGCGGGCGCGTGCCTGGCTGGCATCGCGCTGGTGTCGGCCTGCGGTTTCGCGGAAGCCGGATCGGGCCTGCCGCCGCTTCCCGCCATGGGACCCAGCCTGCGCAAGGCGGTCGCCTTCCAGACCGGCGAGCAGCCAGGCACGATCATCATCCGCAAGACCGAAAAGGCGCTCTACCTGGTGACGAGCCCGGGCGAGGCGCTGCGCTACCAGATCAGCGTCGGGCGCGACGGGTTCGGCTGGACGGGGACGGTCAAGGTCGCATCCAAGACCGAATGGCCGCAATGGCGTCCGCCCAAGGAGATGCGCGCCCGCCAGCCGGAACTGCCGGCGATGGTGCCGGCCGGCCCCTACAATCCGCTCGGCGCCAGGGCGCTCTATCTCTCGCGCGACGGGCGCGATACGCTCTATCGCATCCATGGCACCAACGATCCCAAGGGTGTCGGCTTTGACGGCACGTCCGGATGCTTTAGACTGACGAATACCGATGTGATCGATCTCTTCAAGCGCGTGGCGGTGGGCGCAAAGGTGGTGGTTGAATGA
- a CDS encoding AAA family ATPase: protein MPLIAVSGELTSEQTRVLVRMNASDWLHKPLDAKELLNAVTFHDTGSQGTKSRIITFIAASGGAGATTLALSAAEHLASKSAERAASTCLVDLDFQSANCGAYLNQFNQFDLAGIIGQPDRLDVELMDVIKLSRPSGLTLYSFERPQLPFEPHGADFVFRLLDLVAYRFDDIVIDLPNIETPWHDSVLRTSDEIFIVFELNVASLRQGKRLYKKIRELRGNGVSITLVANKHKRKWFGNHFSRSELEKIFKAPHIKSLALDNALLTDALNRAILPSEVDGRARFNKDLKRMFKERLDNAQR, encoded by the coding sequence ATGCCGCTGATCGCGGTCTCGGGCGAGCTGACCTCCGAGCAGACGCGGGTGCTGGTGCGCATGAACGCGTCGGACTGGCTGCACAAGCCGCTCGACGCCAAGGAACTGCTCAACGCCGTCACCTTCCACGACACCGGCAGCCAGGGCACCAAGAGCCGGATCATCACCTTCATTGCCGCCAGCGGCGGCGCCGGCGCGACCACGCTTGCGCTCTCGGCGGCGGAGCATCTCGCCTCGAAATCGGCCGAGCGGGCGGCCTCGACCTGCCTCGTCGACCTCGACTTCCAGAGCGCCAATTGCGGCGCCTATCTCAACCAGTTCAACCAGTTCGACCTTGCCGGCATCATCGGCCAGCCGGACCGGCTCGATGTCGAGCTGATGGACGTCATCAAGCTTTCGCGGCCTTCCGGGCTCACGCTCTATTCCTTCGAGCGGCCGCAATTGCCGTTCGAGCCGCATGGCGCCGATTTCGTCTTCCGGCTGCTCGACCTCGTGGCCTACCGCTTCGACGACATCGTCATCGACCTGCCGAACATCGAGACGCCATGGCACGATTCGGTGCTTAGGACGAGCGACGAGATCTTCATCGTCTTCGAGCTCAACGTCGCGTCCTTGCGGCAAGGCAAGCGGCTCTACAAGAAGATCCGCGAGTTGCGCGGCAACGGCGTCTCGATCACGCTGGTCGCCAACAAGCACAAGCGCAAATGGTTCGGCAACCACTTCTCGCGCAGCGAGCTGGAGAAGATCTTCAAGGCGCCGCACATCAAGTCGCTGGCGCTGGACAACGCGCTTCTCACCGACGCGCTGAACCGCGCCATCCTGCCTTCCGAGGTGGACGGGCGGGCCCGCTTCAACAAGGACCTGAAGCGCATGTTCAAGGAGCGGCTGGACAATGCCCAGCGCTAA
- a CDS encoding TadE/TadG family type IV pilus assembly protein: MVEMAIALTLLLVLTLGFVDFGYAFFQWNAATKAVQVGARLASISDPVATALLTAAPTSTPGAPVVAGAYGPFVCSYTGNTGSCTNGGAFSAANFSRVFRGDTANTNDDACPALGANQRPGMCHYFPGLLRSNVAVAYTATGLGYQTRLGGPVPTITVSLQNMNFQFFFLGGLLGFNNITVPSMLSTVTGEDLKSTFP; the protein is encoded by the coding sequence ATGGTCGAGATGGCCATCGCCCTGACGCTGCTGCTCGTGCTAACGTTGGGTTTCGTTGACTTTGGCTATGCCTTCTTTCAATGGAACGCGGCGACAAAAGCCGTGCAGGTCGGCGCCCGGCTGGCATCCATTTCCGATCCGGTTGCCACGGCTCTTCTAACTGCCGCACCGACATCAACTCCTGGCGCGCCGGTGGTCGCTGGCGCCTATGGGCCGTTCGTCTGCAGCTACACCGGAAACACAGGCTCGTGCACCAACGGTGGTGCATTCAGCGCCGCCAATTTCAGCCGCGTCTTCCGCGGCGACACCGCAAACACCAATGACGACGCGTGCCCTGCTTTGGGGGCCAATCAGCGACCTGGCATGTGCCACTACTTCCCGGGGTTGCTGCGCAGCAACGTTGCGGTGGCTTACACTGCCACCGGACTCGGCTACCAGACCAGGCTTGGCGGTCCGGTGCCGACAATCACCGTCAGCCTTCAGAACATGAACTTCCAGTTCTTCTTCCTAGGCGGATTGCTCGGGTTCAACAACATCACAGTGCCCTCCATGCTGAGTACTGTAACCGGCGAAGATTTGAAGAGTACGTTCCCATGA
- a CDS encoding TadE/TadG family type IV pilus assembly protein, with amino-acid sequence MSSWLSRILNRFRRDERGTVIVEMSIVAPLMLILSAGVFEFGNLIHDKLLMEAGLSDGARFAARCNSALYTNAGLTIDCADTATNIAVFGNPAGTGSPRLYLWQKSDVTISIADPATCRNTVDVNGNVMYLSTTSQVCIVTASGSYPYSVRDSIGLLSLLNISSITLGGSHQERLIRF; translated from the coding sequence ATGTCGAGCTGGTTGTCCCGCATCTTGAACCGCTTTCGCCGCGACGAGCGCGGCACGGTGATTGTGGAGATGAGCATCGTCGCGCCGTTGATGCTCATCCTGTCGGCGGGCGTGTTCGAGTTCGGCAACCTCATCCACGACAAGCTGCTGATGGAGGCCGGACTTTCCGACGGAGCCCGTTTTGCCGCGCGCTGCAACAGCGCGCTGTACACCAACGCTGGACTCACGATCGACTGCGCGGACACCGCCACCAACATCGCCGTTTTCGGCAATCCGGCGGGAACCGGCAGCCCGCGCCTCTACCTCTGGCAAAAATCCGACGTCACGATTTCCATCGCAGACCCCGCTACCTGCAGAAACACGGTCGACGTCAACGGCAACGTCATGTACCTCTCAACCACGTCGCAGGTCTGTATTGTGACGGCTTCCGGCTCTTATCCCTACAGCGTCCGCGACAGCATCGGGTTGCTGTCGCTGCTCAATATCAGTTCGATCACGCTCGGGGGAAGCCATCAGGAGCGGTTGATCCGATTTTGA
- a CDS encoding pilus assembly protein TadG-related protein — translation MLRTIRAFWHDQRGIALILVSVMLPAIIGFSLLAIDMSRMNNLHNDLQKATDALALAAAAELNGRSDSWTRAENALANLVSNSTTFSDAGFVTLPSTGSTTVNPTYSACRSRGQISWCFLASIPANDSSPITSANYAASAVLTRFIQVSAQPETFTSIFPVSVSSSGSATDTSYNISAVSVAGFTSGVCNYTPVFICNPFEMVNGTNTAGGVTLEQAAADPAIRRRLIELRTVGNNAAYGPGNFGFLQPPENVGNGAQGLAETIATSTPLGCYSAEGVSTKTGQNTGQVQDAFNVRFGIRANGSAYNSAVYGPAANVRKGAISGGNGNGNGGNQCPTYNQLTFGSPNMGLPRDATTPYMGGRMGDGNWDLSGYWSTNFGSVSHPSSWDTSAPTRYDVYRYEIANGLVGTASAGGEVGTPENACQPPVTSVDRRLLYGAILDCQALQAAGNNLNGNSTNLPVEAFASFFLTEPVASASVGASVMVELVDITGRGGQGTLDNFLRDEPQLYR, via the coding sequence ATGTTGCGGACCATTCGCGCGTTCTGGCACGATCAGAGGGGAATAGCGCTGATCCTCGTCAGCGTCATGCTGCCGGCGATCATCGGTTTCTCATTGCTGGCGATCGACATGAGCAGGATGAACAACCTGCACAACGACCTCCAGAAGGCCACCGATGCGCTGGCACTTGCCGCCGCAGCGGAGTTGAACGGCAGATCCGATTCGTGGACTCGGGCCGAGAACGCCCTTGCGAATCTGGTTTCCAACAGCACTACATTCTCCGATGCAGGTTTCGTTACGCTGCCGAGCACCGGTAGTACCACTGTCAATCCAACCTATTCCGCGTGTCGGTCAAGAGGGCAGATTTCGTGGTGTTTCCTCGCCAGTATCCCGGCCAATGATTCCAGCCCCATTACGTCAGCTAACTATGCAGCGTCGGCAGTTCTGACCCGTTTTATCCAGGTTAGCGCCCAGCCTGAAACGTTCACGTCGATTTTCCCGGTCTCGGTCTCTTCCTCAGGAAGTGCGACCGACACCAGTTACAATATCAGCGCCGTCTCAGTGGCCGGTTTTACCTCTGGCGTCTGCAACTACACGCCCGTGTTTATCTGCAACCCGTTTGAGATGGTGAACGGCACCAATACGGCCGGCGGCGTCACCCTCGAGCAGGCCGCTGCCGATCCGGCAATTCGTCGCCGGCTCATCGAGCTACGAACGGTGGGCAACAATGCTGCCTACGGGCCGGGCAATTTCGGCTTCCTTCAACCACCCGAGAACGTCGGCAATGGCGCGCAGGGTCTTGCCGAGACAATCGCCACCTCGACGCCGCTCGGCTGCTATTCGGCCGAGGGCGTAAGCACCAAGACCGGCCAGAACACGGGTCAGGTTCAAGACGCCTTCAATGTCCGTTTCGGCATCAGGGCCAACGGCAGCGCCTACAACAGCGCGGTATACGGCCCAGCCGCCAATGTCCGGAAAGGGGCGATATCGGGGGGGAATGGGAACGGCAATGGCGGCAATCAATGCCCTACCTACAACCAGTTGACGTTTGGCTCGCCCAATATGGGCCTGCCTCGGGATGCCACCACGCCCTATATGGGCGGGCGGATGGGCGATGGAAATTGGGACCTCTCTGGCTATTGGAGCACCAATTTCGGCTCCGTCAGCCATCCATCGTCATGGGATACCAGCGCGCCGACCCGCTACGATGTTTATAGATACGAGATTGCAAACGGTCTGGTTGGAACAGCCTCGGCGGGCGGCGAAGTGGGGACGCCAGAAAACGCTTGTCAGCCACCGGTGACCTCGGTCGATCGGCGGTTGCTCTATGGCGCGATCCTCGATTGCCAGGCGCTTCAGGCGGCGGGGAACAACCTCAACGGCAACAGCACCAACCTTCCGGTTGAAGCCTTCGCCAGCTTCTTCCTCACCGAGCCAGTCGCGTCCGCCTCGGTCGGAGCGTCGGTCATGGTGGAACTGGTCGACATAACCGGTCGCGGCGGACAGGGAACGCTCGACAATTTCCTGCGCGACGAACCCCAGCTTTATCGGTGA
- a CDS encoding type II and III secretion system protein family protein, which translates to MSNPTIHRLFVPVSQSVTIQVNSTLGDIVVGDEKIADAQPMTDKTLYVIGKGVGTTTVNLFSEDKRSLGTLQVEVGQDVSDMAAAIRQVAPRARIEIGSINGKIRLGGHVKDAATLASIVEVAQQYGPDGIINSVIVDDSQQVNLEVRVLEAKRNAGRDLGVSIKSTNRSGTTRTGTGDAAVDEDGVVLGSGDLLTGLLSNTNPFAALITRVVDSNIKVDLIIEALEAKGVVRTLAEPNLTTLSGEPASFNAGGQVPIRSVNNDGEVQIEYKQFGVNLLFTPVVLDDSKIHIKLAPEVSDLTGFTSAGDPIFTNRKLETVVELRDGQSFAVAGLLSSKNTRLQNQVPWLGQVPIVGALFRNSSTQKEETELVVVVTPHLVRPVKPGQQLETPFDKTKPSNDPELFLLGQLEVSKDMIRKYELGEGVTGPYGHMLDVKSKDKMLYVKK; encoded by the coding sequence GTGTCGAACCCAACTATCCATCGCCTCTTCGTGCCGGTATCGCAGTCGGTGACGATCCAGGTAAACTCCACTCTGGGCGACATTGTTGTGGGCGACGAAAAGATCGCCGATGCCCAGCCGATGACCGACAAGACGCTCTATGTCATCGGCAAGGGTGTCGGCACCACAACCGTCAATCTGTTTTCCGAAGACAAGCGCTCGCTGGGCACGCTCCAGGTCGAGGTCGGGCAAGACGTCAGCGATATGGCGGCCGCAATCCGCCAGGTGGCGCCCCGGGCCCGCATTGAAATCGGCTCGATCAACGGCAAGATCAGGCTGGGCGGTCATGTCAAGGATGCCGCGACGCTGGCATCCATCGTGGAAGTCGCTCAGCAATATGGCCCCGACGGCATCATCAACTCAGTCATCGTCGACGACAGCCAGCAGGTGAATCTTGAAGTGCGCGTGCTGGAAGCCAAGCGCAACGCCGGCCGCGATCTCGGCGTTTCAATAAAGAGCACCAATCGCAGCGGAACAACCCGCACCGGGACTGGCGACGCTGCCGTCGACGAAGATGGTGTGGTGCTCGGATCTGGGGACCTACTCACCGGCCTCTTGTCGAACACCAATCCTTTCGCGGCACTGATAACCCGCGTCGTCGACAGCAACATCAAGGTCGATCTGATCATCGAGGCGCTCGAGGCCAAAGGCGTGGTGCGCACGCTGGCCGAACCGAACCTGACCACGCTTTCCGGCGAGCCGGCCAGCTTCAATGCCGGTGGCCAGGTGCCCATTCGCAGCGTCAACAATGATGGCGAGGTGCAAATCGAGTACAAGCAATTCGGCGTCAATCTTCTGTTCACGCCGGTCGTGCTCGACGACAGCAAGATCCATATCAAGCTGGCGCCGGAAGTGAGCGACCTGACCGGCTTCACCAGCGCCGGCGACCCGATCTTCACAAACCGCAAGCTGGAGACCGTTGTCGAGTTGCGCGATGGCCAGAGCTTCGCGGTCGCGGGCTTGTTGTCCAGCAAGAACACCAGGCTGCAGAACCAGGTGCCATGGCTCGGCCAGGTGCCGATCGTCGGCGCGCTGTTCAGGAATTCGAGCACCCAGAAGGAAGAGACCGAGCTTGTCGTCGTCGTCACGCCGCACCTCGTGCGACCGGTCAAGCCCGGGCAACAACTGGAAACGCCTTTCGACAAAACGAAGCCATCCAATGACCCGGAGCTTTTCCTGCTCGGTCAGCTCGAAGTCAGCAAGGACATGATCCGCAAATATGAGCTGGGCGAAGGCGTCACCGGCCCCTATGGCCACATGCTGGATGTGAAATCGAAGGACAAGATGCTCTATGTCAAGAAATAA
- the cpaB gene encoding Flp pilus assembly protein CpaB produces MRANTIIMIILACVFGVLAVVLANIWLANQRSALARSEGVKRDTVVVAAVPLKFGDTLTADKLQEIAWPAGAVPAGAFKTTKDLLAGQGSKQALQTIGVNEPVLAGKITGPGQRATLSAVLGEGMKAVSIRVNDVLGVAGFVFPGDRVDVLLTRTTQDGGVQKSFVDVLLQSVKVLAVDQVADESKDSPTVVKAVTVEVNTKDAQKLTLAAGAGQLSLALRQAAASNGESTERVTLSDLTGDTPEDVAKRQAELERQKAADAAAAADRKRAEDERKRSDEKIAGLAQAVERVGNKLDDLSKVKPAPAVASAPQGKEIVKEEIKYVQPEPPARATIGVFRGIKLETYDVPRQK; encoded by the coding sequence ATGCGTGCAAACACAATCATAATGATTATCCTCGCCTGTGTGTTCGGCGTTCTGGCGGTTGTACTTGCCAATATCTGGCTCGCCAACCAGCGCAGCGCGTTGGCCCGGTCCGAAGGTGTGAAACGCGACACGGTGGTGGTGGCGGCAGTGCCGCTGAAATTCGGCGACACGCTGACCGCCGACAAGCTTCAGGAAATCGCCTGGCCCGCGGGCGCCGTTCCGGCCGGTGCCTTCAAGACGACCAAAGACCTGCTGGCCGGCCAAGGCAGCAAGCAAGCCCTGCAAACGATCGGCGTCAATGAACCTGTTCTTGCCGGCAAGATCACAGGCCCGGGCCAGCGCGCAACGCTTTCAGCGGTGCTCGGCGAAGGCATGAAGGCCGTTTCCATCAGGGTCAACGACGTGCTGGGCGTCGCCGGCTTTGTCTTTCCCGGTGACCGGGTCGACGTGCTGCTGACGCGCACGACGCAGGACGGTGGCGTGCAAAAGAGTTTCGTCGATGTGCTGCTGCAGAGCGTCAAGGTTCTCGCCGTCGACCAGGTTGCCGATGAGAGCAAGGACAGCCCGACTGTCGTCAAGGCGGTCACCGTCGAAGTCAACACAAAGGACGCGCAGAAACTGACTCTGGCTGCCGGCGCAGGGCAGCTGTCGCTGGCACTTCGCCAAGCTGCTGCCAGCAACGGCGAGTCGACAGAGCGCGTTACCCTCTCAGACCTGACCGGCGACACTCCCGAAGATGTCGCCAAACGACAGGCCGAACTCGAGAGGCAGAAGGCCGCCGATGCCGCAGCCGCTGCGGACCGCAAGCGCGCCGAGGACGAGCGCAAGCGTTCGGACGAAAAGATAGCCGGTTTGGCCCAGGCCGTCGAACGGGTAGGCAACAAACTCGACGACTTGAGCAAGGTCAAGCCGGCCCCGGCTGTGGCATCTGCGCCGCAAGGGAAGGAAATCGTCAAGGAAGAGATCAAGTATGTACAGCCGGAACCGCCGGCACGGGCGACAATCGGTGTGTTTCGAGGTATAAAGCTCGAAACATATGATGTGCCGCGACAAAAATGA
- a CDS encoding Flp family type IVb pilin yields the protein MEKLIGMAKQFRDDETGAAMVEYSILVGIIAGAAILAIVAIGLWVSGRFTNLCGIMNTSGIGTCNAGAGTGT from the coding sequence ATGGAAAAGCTCATCGGTATGGCCAAGCAGTTCCGCGATGACGAAACCGGCGCTGCGATGGTCGAATATTCCATCCTGGTCGGCATCATCGCCGGCGCCGCGATCCTCGCGATCGTCGCCATTGGCCTATGGGTCAGCGGACGCTTCACGAACCTATGCGGCATTATGAATACTTCCGGTATCGGCACCTGCAACGCGGGTGCAGGAACGGGAACCTGA
- a CDS encoding Flp family type IVb pilin, translating to MKKLMTMARQFRDDDNGAAMVEYSILVGIIAGAAILAIVAIGLWVTGRFTGLCSILNGHGVVAGGGTGTCNAGAGTGT from the coding sequence ATGAAGAAGCTCATGACGATGGCCCGGCAGTTCCGCGACGACGACAACGGCGCTGCTATGGTCGAATATTCCATCCTGGTTGGCATCATCGCCGGCGCAGCGATCCTTGCGATCGTCGCCATCGGTCTGTGGGTCACCGGACGCTTTACGGGCCTGTGCAGCATTTTGAACGGCCACGGCGTGGTCGCGGGTGGCGGCACCGGCACGTGCAACGCTGGCGCCGGTACCGGTACCTGA